The sequence CCTTCGCTCGAGACGGTCAAGGTCTCGTTCGTCAGGATGTTCCGCCAAGGACGCGGCGAACCGTTGGGTGGAAAGGTGAGCACCGTGTTCCCCCACGCGGACCCGAGCGGCTGACGAAAGTTGGCTCCGAAGCGGGTCCAGAACCGGCCCACCACGGTGAGGACGGCTTTGCCCTCGACCACGCGCGCGAAGGCAATGACCTGATCGGCGCGAGCGCCCGAGACCGCGAGGGGCACGTAGAGTCCCCGTGTGAACACCTGAGGGAGTCTTTTCCTGAGAGCCAGTGCGCGGTGCAAGACCCAGAGTTTGACGTGTCCGTCGTGCGGGCGACGAACCAGGCGCACCACGGCCTGCGTTGGAGACGCCTCGAACCGCTTGTTCAGCGACGCAAGCGCACGGCGACGTTGCCCGTAGTCGACCAGGCGCCGGTTGTCGGGATCGACCAGGCTCAAGTCCCAAAACTCGGTTCCCTGATAGATGTCCGGAACCGCCGGGCGAGGTGACCTTGAGCAGGGTCTGAACGAGCCCGTTCCAGTAGCCCGCCCACTGGGGCTTGCGCACGAAGCGCTCGAGGTCAGTGAGAAAGTCCGCATTGCGTGCAGGGTCCAGTGCCGCGGCAACGAAGGCCTTCACGGCCTGGTCGTGAGCTTCGTTCGGGGAGATCCAGCTGGTGTGTTGCTTGGCCTCCTTCAGGGCCTTCTCCATGTAGCCGCTGATGCGCGCGACATAATCGGGAGCGGAGGGTAGGCCACCTATCGGCCAGGTGCCGACGAGGGTTTGGTAAAACAGGTATTCCTCGTGTCGGCTCGGGGCGCGCCCGCCCGGCAACGCGGAGGCGAAGCGCTCGTTGAGGGCGTACCAGCGTTCCACGGTGCGGCGCCAGGCGCCCGGCATCTCCGAGAGCACGGCGATCCTCAGCCGGGTGTCCTCCCCGCGTTTGGTATCGTGGGTGGCCGTGGCATTCAGCGTATGAGGCGTCTCTTCGAGCCGTCGTTGCTGCGCTCGATGGAAGGCCTCGGGCGAGCTGCCGAACCGGTGTGGTTCACCGCCCACCTCGTTATGCGCCGCCAGAGGAAAATAGCGGTAAAAGGCCGTGTCTTCGAGTCCCTTGGCCATGACCGGCCCCGTGACTTGTTGAAGCCGAAAGACGAAGTCGCGCCGCTCGGCGAGCTCGTCGTGGGAGAGCCCGTCCGGGTCACGAAGCAAGAGCACGTCGCGGATGAAGTCGAAGATGTCCCCGCTCATCGCAGGGTTGTGGCGCTTGGCGAAGTGGATCGCCTGCTCGATCGCGGCCTGGTCGCGCGGACTTGGGCAGTCTTCGCCGGGTTGAACGTAAGTGCGGTACACGGAGAACCCCGTGATGACCTGGGCCAGCGCCACCTGAAGGCTGTTCAACGTGAAGTCGCGGCTGTACCTGTGCTGCTCGGAAATGCGATCGAGCCGCCGCGCAAGCACCGTGAGCTGGCTCGACATGGCGGTGTCGACCACGAGCCGCTTGCTCTCGCGGACCACGTCCGAAAAGCGGTCTGGACCTTCGGCGACAGTCCGCGCCAACGCCTCCATCGCCCGCTGGCTGGCGGGGTCGATGCAGATCGAGAGCGCCAGGTTCAGATAATCGTATCCGGTGGTCCCCGCCACGGGCCACGTGTTGGGCAGGGTCTCGTCGGGTCCCAGGATCTTCTCGACCACGACATAGGCCGGGTGGCCCGTGACGGCCTTCCATGCGGATTGAAGGTCCTGAAGGTACTTTTGCGGATCGAAGAGTCCATCGACATGGTCGATGCGCAGCCCCGTGAGCCAGCCGGCGGCGGCATGACGGAGGGCCAGGCGATGAACGGCCTCGAACACCTCGGGCAACTCCACCCGAATCGCGGCCAGTTCGTTGATGTCGAAGAAGCGCCGGTAGTTGATCTCGTCGGCAGCGACTCGCCAAAAAGACAGCCGGTAGGCTTGTTCGGCGAGGATGCGCTCGAGGGTGTCGAAGCTCCGGGGCTCCCCCCGCGTCCCATTCACCACGAGCAGCGCCGCCTCCATCGCCCCCCGTGCGGTCGGATCGACCGTGAGA is a genomic window of Myxococcales bacterium containing:
- the treY gene encoding malto-oligosyltrehalose synthase — protein: MANTEATPTEGVAERLPSRTPPSRLRDLNDAYVPRATYRIQLTESFPFPQAQRQLAYLSELGISDVYTSPILQARPGSQHGYDVVDHGQVNQQLGGDRAFERFARAARQAGLGIVTDLVPNHMCVDGNDNRWWLDVLEHGPSSPYASHFDIDWRPPKPDLADQVLLPVLGEQYGRVLENQLTVQLVDGRFRAALSYAWFPLAPRSWMHILAIALERLRAEADPEATIVLELESIIRALEHLPLRTETEPDRVRERRRETTIIYRRMANLTVDPTARGAMEAALLVVNGTRGEPRSFDTLERILAEQAYRLSFWRVAADEINYRRFFDINELAAIRVELPEVFEAVHRLALRHAAAGWLTGLRIDHVDGLFDPQKYLQDLQSAWKAVTGHPAYVVVEKILGPDETLPNTWPVAGTTGYDYLNLALSICIDPASQRAMEALARTVAEGPDRFSDVVRESKRLVVDTAMSSQLTVLARRLDRISEQHRYSRDFTLNSLQVALAQVITGFSVYRTYVQPGEDCPSPRDQAAIEQAIHFAKRHNPAMSGDIFDFIRDVLLLRDPDGLSHDELAERRDFVFRLQQVTGPVMAKGLEDTAFYRYFPLAAHNEVGGEPHRFGSSPEAFHRAQQRRLEETPHTLNATATHDTKRGEDTRLRIAVLSEMPGAWRRTVERWYALNERFASALPGGRAPSRHEEYLFYQTLVGTWPIGGLPSAPDYVARISGYMEKALKEAKQHTSWISPNEAHDQAVKAFVAAALDPARNADFLTDLERFVRKPQWAGYWNGLVQTLLKVTSPGGSGHLSGNRVLGLEPGRSRQPAPGRLRATSPCACVAEQAVRGVSNAGRGAPGSSPARRTRQTLGLAPRTGSQEKTPSGVHTGTLRAPRGLGRSRRSGHCLRARGRGQSRPHRGGPVLDPLRSQLSSAARVRVGEHGAHLSTQRFAASLAEHPDERDLDRLERR